The following coding sequences are from one Streptococcus mitis window:
- a CDS encoding TIGR01212 family radical SAM protein (This family includes YhcC from E. coli K-12, an uncharacterized radical SAM protein.): protein MKVMKSYNTLNDYYRKLFGEKTFKVPIDAGFDCPNRDGTVAHGGCTFCTVSGSGDAIVAPDAPIREQFYKEIDFMHRKWPEVQKYLVYFQNFTNTHEKVEVIRERYEQAINEPGVVGINIGTRPDCLPDETIEYLAELSERMHVTVELGLQTTYETTSDLINRAHSYELYVETVKRLRKYPKIEIVSHLINGLPGETHEMMIENVRRCVTDNDIQGIKLHLLHLMTNTRMQRDYHEGRLQLMSQDEYVKVICDQLEIIPKHIVIHRITGDAPRDMLIGPMWSLNKWEVLNSIEMEMRRRGSVQGCKAAKQEFENEKTT, encoded by the coding sequence ATGAAAGTTATGAAATCTTATAATACCTTGAATGATTATTATCGAAAACTATTTGGAGAAAAGACCTTTAAAGTCCCTATTGATGCGGGGTTTGACTGTCCCAATCGTGATGGGACTGTGGCTCATGGAGGCTGTACTTTTTGTACGGTTTCAGGTTCTGGAGATGCTATCGTAGCACCGGACGCGCCTATCCGTGAGCAATTTTATAAGGAAATTGACTTTATGCACCGTAAGTGGCCAGAGGTCCAGAAGTATCTGGTTTATTTTCAAAATTTTACCAACACCCATGAAAAGGTGGAAGTGATTCGGGAGCGCTATGAGCAGGCTATCAATGAGCCAGGTGTAGTAGGAATCAATATCGGAACGCGCCCAGACTGTCTACCAGACGAAACCATTGAATATTTGGCTGAGTTATCGGAGCGCATGCATGTGACGGTTGAATTGGGCTTGCAGACCACTTATGAAACAACCTCTGACCTGATTAACCGCGCCCACTCCTATGAATTATATGTAGAAACGGTCAAGCGCTTGAGAAAGTATCCAAAAATTGAGATTGTTTCTCATTTGATCAATGGACTTCCTGGTGAAACCCATGAGATGATGATTGAAAATGTCCGCCGCTGTGTCACCGATAATGATATTCAAGGGATTAAACTGCATTTGCTCCATCTTATGACCAATACACGTATGCAACGAGATTATCACGAAGGACGTTTGCAGTTGATGAGCCAGGACGAATATGTTAAGGTCATCTGTGACCAACTGGAAATCATTCCCAAGCATATCGTCATCCATCGAATCACAGGAGATGCACCTAGGGATATGCTGATTGGTCCTATGTGGAGCCTCAATAAATGGGAAGTCCTCAACAGTATTGAGATGGAGATGCGACGTCGTGGAAGCGTTCAAGGATGCAAGGCTGCAAAACAGGAGTTTGAAAATGAAAAGACCACTTGA
- a CDS encoding tRNA (mnm(5)s(2)U34)-methyltransferase, translated as MKRPLEMAHDFLAEVVTKEDIVVDATMGNGHDTLFLAKLAKQVYAFDIQEQALEKTKERLGQAGMTNAQLILQGHETLDQFVTEAKAGIFNLGYLPSADKSVITRPQTTIEALEKLCGLLVKGGRIAIMIYYGHDGGDIERDAVLEFVSQLSQQDYTAVIYRTLNQVNNPPFLVMIEKLERYRHG; from the coding sequence ATGAAAAGACCACTTGAGATGGCACATGATTTTTTGGCTGAGGTAGTGACAAAAGAGGATATCGTAGTGGATGCGACTATGGGAAATGGTCATGACACCCTTTTTTTAGCCAAGCTAGCTAAGCAAGTCTATGCCTTTGATATTCAGGAGCAAGCCTTGGAAAAGACCAAGGAGCGTTTGGGCCAGGCTGGAATGACAAATGCCCAGTTAATCTTGCAAGGCCATGAGACACTGGACCAGTTTGTGACAGAAGCCAAGGCAGGGATTTTTAATCTGGGATATCTGCCGTCAGCTGATAAGTCTGTCATTACCCGACCTCAGACAACGATTGAAGCCTTAGAAAAGCTGTGTGGCTTACTTGTCAAAGGTGGACGGATTGCTATCATGATCTACTATGGTCATGATGGAGGAGATATTGAGAGGGATGCTGTCTTGGAGTTTGTTAGCCAGTTGAGCCAACAAGATTACACAGCTGTCATTTACCGAACCCTGAATCAAGTTAACAACCCACCATTTTTAGTGATGATTGAAAAATTAGAAAGATATAGACATGGATAA
- a CDS encoding ABC transporter permease, which translates to MKKYQRMHLIFIRQYIKQIMEYKVDFVVGVLGVFLTQGLNLLFLNVIFQHIPSLEGWTFQEIAFIYGFSLVPKGLDHLFFDNLWALGQRLVRKGEFDKYLTRPINPLFHILVETFQIDALGELLVGGILLATTVSSIAWTLPKFLLFLVCIPFATLIYTSLKIATASIAFWTKQSGAMIYIFYMFNDFAKYPISIYNSVLRWLISFIVPFAFTAYYPASYFLQDKDVIFNIGGLMLISLVFFVISLKLWDRGLDAYESAGS; encoded by the coding sequence ATGAAAAAATATCAACGCATGCATCTGATTTTTATCAGACAATACATCAAGCAAATCATGGAATACAAGGTGGATTTTGTAGTTGGTGTTCTGGGAGTTTTTCTGACCCAAGGCTTGAACCTCTTGTTTCTCAATGTCATCTTTCAACACATCCCATCCCTAGAAGGTTGGACTTTTCAAGAAATTGCTTTTATCTATGGATTTTCCTTGGTTCCCAAGGGACTGGACCATCTCTTTTTTGACAATCTCTGGGCACTGGGACAACGCTTGGTGCGAAAAGGGGAGTTTGACAAGTATTTGACACGTCCTATCAATCCTCTCTTTCATATTCTAGTTGAGACTTTTCAGATTGATGCCTTGGGAGAACTCTTGGTTGGTGGGATCCTACTAGCGACAACGGTATCTAGCATTGCTTGGACTCTTCCAAAATTCCTACTTTTCCTAGTCTGCATTCCTTTTGCGACCTTGATTTATACTTCCTTGAAGATAGCGACAGCCAGCATCGCTTTTTGGACCAAGCAGTCAGGAGCAATGATTTACATTTTTTATATGTTTAATGATTTTGCCAAGTATCCCATTTCCATTTACAATTCAGTCCTTCGATGGTTGATTAGCTTTATCGTGCCATTTGCCTTTACGGCCTACTATCCTGCCAGCTATTTCTTGCAGGACAAGGATGTAATCTTTAACATCGGAGGTTTGATGTTGATTTCTCTGGTTTTCTTTGTCATTTCCCTTAAACTTTGGGATAGGGGCTTGGATGCCTACGAAAGTGCAGGTTCGTAA
- a CDS encoding DUF3397 family protein, whose product MGMILMKLASILLLILTLVVCIIITKLFRLKKLGRNFADLAFPVLVFEYYLITAKTFTHNFLPRLGLSLSLLAIILVFFFLLKKRSFYYPKFIKFFWRAGFLVTLVMYIEMIVELMAQK is encoded by the coding sequence ATGGGTATGATTTTAATGAAATTAGCATCTATTTTATTATTGATACTGACCTTAGTCGTCTGCATTATCATAACCAAACTTTTTAGATTAAAAAAACTAGGACGAAACTTTGCAGATTTGGCTTTTCCAGTCTTGGTATTTGAATATTACCTTATTACAGCTAAAACCTTTACCCATAATTTCCTCCCTAGACTGGGCCTATCCCTCTCACTCCTAGCCATTATTCTCGTTTTTTTCTTCCTTTTGAAAAAACGTAGCTTTTACTATCCTAAATTCATCAAATTTTTCTGGCGTGCAGGATTTTTAGTAACCCTTGTCATGTATATCGAGATGATTGTTGAATTGATGGCTCAGAAATAA